In uncultured Ilyobacter sp., a genomic segment contains:
- a CDS encoding aminopeptidase has product MLYKKENGWKKIEKSDKETIFSFSEKYKEFLNIGKTEREFVRESIKLAKSHGFKDISSVETLKAGDKIYYINREKNVVLAIIGKEDIVEGINFIVSHIDCPRLDLKQNPLYEDTDLALMKTHYYGGIKKYQWGSTPLALHGAVVLKSGEKIDIIIGEDENDPVFSIPDILPHLDSKVQRDRSSSEILKGEELHIVVGSIPSKINNEEVKEFVKYAVLEKLNDTYGMEEEDFISAELQLVPAHKSRDVGFDRGIVGSYGHDDRICAFTSMMAILDYEGIPEKTAVCFMADKEEIGSTGSTGLQSFYIEYFVSDMIYKIKGQEYSDYLLRKCFWNSRALSSDVNAGINPIFKSVHDPQNAAMLGYGIVVSKYTGARGKSGTNDADAEYVGEIRTLFNENKIKWQMAMLGKVDEGGGGTVAMYLAHHGIKTIDAGPAVISMHSPFELASKFDIYETYRAYKLFYK; this is encoded by the coding sequence ATGCTTTATAAAAAAGAAAACGGATGGAAAAAAATAGAGAAATCAGATAAAGAAACTATTTTTTCATTTTCAGAAAAATATAAAGAATTTTTAAATATAGGAAAAACCGAGAGAGAATTCGTTAGAGAGAGTATAAAGTTAGCCAAATCCCACGGCTTTAAAGATATATCCTCAGTGGAAACTCTTAAAGCCGGTGACAAAATATATTATATAAATAGAGAAAAAAACGTTGTGCTAGCAATTATAGGTAAAGAAGATATAGTAGAGGGAATTAATTTTATAGTTTCTCACATAGACTGTCCTAGGCTTGACTTGAAGCAAAACCCACTTTACGAAGATACTGATTTGGCACTCATGAAGACTCATTATTATGGTGGAATAAAAAAATATCAATGGGGATCAACTCCTTTGGCATTACATGGAGCGGTTGTTCTAAAATCTGGAGAAAAAATAGATATAATAATAGGAGAGGATGAGAATGATCCTGTATTTTCTATTCCAGATATCCTTCCACATTTAGACTCAAAGGTTCAAAGAGACAGAAGTTCTTCAGAAATACTAAAGGGTGAAGAACTGCATATTGTAGTTGGAAGTATACCATCTAAAATAAACAATGAAGAGGTAAAAGAATTTGTGAAATATGCAGTTCTTGAAAAATTAAATGATACCTATGGCATGGAAGAAGAAGATTTTATTTCAGCAGAACTACAACTTGTTCCTGCTCACAAATCGAGAGACGTTGGATTTGATAGGGGGATAGTAGGTTCTTATGGTCATGATGACAGAATATGTGCTTTTACATCGATGATGGCTATATTAGATTATGAAGGTATTCCTGAAAAAACTGCAGTTTGTTTCATGGCTGATAAGGAAGAGATAGGATCTACAGGGTCTACAGGACTTCAGTCTTTTTACATAGAATATTTTGTTTCTGATATGATATATAAAATAAAGGGTCAAGAATACTCTGACTATCTTTTAAGAAAATGCTTCTGGAATTCGAGGGCGCTTTCTTCTGACGTAAATGCAGGAATAAATCCAATATTTAAGTCGGTACATGACCCACAAAATGCTGCTATGCTTGGATATGGAATTGTAGTTAGTAAATACACTGGAGCTAGAGGTAAGAGCGGCACCAATGATGCCGATGCAGAATATGTGGGAGAGATAAGAACACTCTTTAATGAAAATAAAATAAAATGGCAGATGGCAATGCTTGGAAAAGTCGATGAAGGAGGAGGTGGTACTGTGGCAATGTATCTAGCTCATCACGGAATAAAAACAATTGATGCAGGTCCTGCAGTAATATCAATGCATTCTCCCTTTGAATTGGCTTCAAAATTTGATATATATGAAACTTATAGGGCTTATAAACTATTTTATAAGTAA